From one Culex quinquefasciatus strain JHB chromosome 3, VPISU_Cqui_1.0_pri_paternal, whole genome shotgun sequence genomic stretch:
- the LOC6038212 gene encoding putative odorant receptor 83c — MSSSEWLNGNFQLSYQLLDRIGGNIFDRRWRPNRRTFYTGAIMLLATVEILYLLWTDRSNVVKFLEAFQNAMVVGQAVHMVSVGVGRLETFRELQRRMVDIQELLGDGGGNDRILNGALRMSRLFQKFILMIYTITSVVIIFGPNLLWVILDEKIFIMVYFVPGIDGNSTEGFLLNLTLHAIMLPAAICVYVSLECTFMTLIIPVGAYVDAFGNEVSKLNSALNLPERNEAAIHEQLNRIVRLHQLLIEYESKLQELYSLAILVKIGLVYLGIISAIVVIFKSHDDRIAYNYLMLQFEHLTRYCMMGTVITDKNDQLLEHIADINWYQMDQDQAMRLILMLLLAQNATSVTIGNFRALNAETYVEILKSIYSYAMVLNALFD; from the exons ATGTCGTCATCCGAGTGGCTCAACGGAAACTTCCAGCTCTCGTATCAACTGCTGGACCGTATTGGAGGCAACATTTTCGACCGCCGTTGGCGCCCAAACCGACGAACCTTCTACACAGGGGCGATAATGCTGCTCGCCACGGTTGAGATCCTGTACCTGCTTTGGACGGATCGATCGAATGTGGTGAAATTTTTGGAAGCATTCCAGAACGCGATGGTCGTGGGCCAAGCCGTCCACATGGTAAGTGTGGGGGTTGGGCGGCTGGAGACGTTCCGGGAGTTGCAACGTAGGATGGTGGATATTCAAGAATTGCTTGGAGATGGTGGAGGTAATGACAGGATTTTAAATGGAGCTTTGCGGATGTctagactttttcaaaagttcattttaatgATTTACACTATCACATCGGTTGTGATTATTTTTGGACCGAATCTGCTGTGGGTAATTCTTGACGAGAAGATCTTCATTATGGTCTACTTTGTACCGGGAATCGACGGAAACTCAACCGAAGGATTTCTCTTAAATCTAACTTTGCATGCCATCATGCTACCTGCGGCGATTTGCGTTTACGTATCGCTCGAGTGTACCTTCATGACGTTGATCATCCCCGTTGGAGCCTACGTGGACGCTTTCGGCAACGAAGTCAGTAAGCTGAACTCAGCGTTGAACCTTCCGGAACGTAACGAGGCGGCGATTCATGAACAACTGAATCGAATCGTAAGGCTGCACCAGCTGCTGATCGAGTACGAATCCAAGCTACAAGAACTGTACAGCTTGGCGATTCTGGTCAAAATTGGTCTCGTCTACCTTGGGATCATCAGCGCGATTGTCGTGATCTTCAAGTCGCACGACGATCGCATTGCTTACAATTACTTGATGTTACAGTTTGAGCACTTGACGCGGTACTGTATGATGGGAACAGTTATCACTGATAAG AACGATCAACTATTGGAACATATTGCGGACATCAACTGGTACCAGATGGACCAAGATCAGGCAATGCGTCTTATTTTGATGCTGCTCCTAGCGCAGAATGCTACTAGTGTGACGATCGGCAATTTTAGAGCACTCAACGCCGAAACCTACGTGGAAATACTTAAGTCGATTTACTCATACGCGATGGTTCTAAATGCATTATTTGACTAG
- the LOC6038209 gene encoding chymotrypsin-1: MANAFLTIFGGILLLQAALAAPSEGRTRIINGTDTTIERFPHMISLRGSSGGHSCGGSILSNYWILTAAHCVNPFTTPYLQTVQVGRTEISRPADSSVYEILEVIVHPGYNESYSFVNDIAVLKLKQPLAFGPTIQPVKLPAPCFEVEDQDDLGVTLTGWGLNNDGVVPSILQKVDYYVVPNAECDLIHTSKIYPSQICAKYPGGGKGQCNGDSGGPLLHNGVQVGIVSWSIKPCTIAPYPGVLTKVSHYIDFIYKNTNLQGAGEEPVQCS, encoded by the exons ATGGCGAACGCTTTCCTTACCATTTTCGGTGGAATCCTGCTGCTTCAAGCAGCTCTAGCAGCACCTTCCGAAGGTCGCACTCGAATCATCAACGGCACGGATACGACGATCGAGCGGTTCCCTCACATGATCTCGCTGCGAGGCAGCTCCGGTGGACACTCCTGCGGTGGAAGCATCCTGTCCAACTATTGGATCCTTACGGCGGCCCACTGCGTCAACCCCTTCACCACTCCGTACCTCCAGACGGTTCAGGTTGGCCGGACGGAGATTTCCCGCCCTGCTGACAGTTCCGTGTACGAGATCCTTGAAGTGATCGTCCACCCTGGGTACAACGAGAGTTACAGCTTCGTAAACGATATCGCCGTGCTCAAGCTGAAGCAACCGCTGGCCTTTGGACCCACGATCCAACCGGTTAAGCTTCCGGCGCCTTGCTTTGAGGTCGAGGATCAGGACGATCTGGGCGTTACGTTGACTGGTTGGGGACTGAACAACGATGGGGTTGTGCCGAGCATCCTGCAGAAGGTCGACTATTACGTGGTGCCGAACGCGGAGTGCGACTTGATTCACACCTCGAAGATCTACCCGAGTCAGATCTGTGCCAAGTACCCGGGTGGTGGCAAGGGACAGTGCAAT GGCGACTCCGGTGGTCCACTTCTGCACAACGGGGTGCAGGTTGGAATCGTGTCCTGGAGCATCAAGCCGTGCACCATTGCGCCCTATCCGGGAGTCCTGACCAAGGTGTCTCACTATATTGACTTTATCTACAAGAACACGAACCTGCAGGGAGCTGGTGAGGAGCCGGTGCAGTGTAGTTAG
- the LOC6038214 gene encoding chymotrypsin-2 — MIPQLIGAVLLLQVATAAPGDQLKIVNGTDATIEDYPFMVSLRSRTGGHSCGGSILNERWILTAAHCVDYYSTVYYQSVQVGRSDVSREVDESIHFIEDVIVHPHYNPGNSVVNDIALIRLSTSLVFGETVQPVTLPTVIWSEVNEEDPKVTLIGWGLLETDGDLPTRLQQVDYFAVPNDRCNEFHDEHIYPSQICAAVPEGGKGQCSGDSGGPLLNNGVQVGIVSWSIKPCTVAPYPGVLTKVSYFLDWINENMY; from the exons ATGATACCACAGCTAATCGGTGCCGTTCTGCTACTCCAGGTAGCTACTG CTGCCCCCGGGGACCAACTAAAAATCGTCAACGGGACGGATGCCACGATCGAGGACTACCCGTTCATGGTCTCGTTGCGCAGTCGCACCGGTGGTCACTCCTGCGGTGGAAGCATCCTCAACGAACGCTGGATCCTGACGGCGGCCCACTGCGTTGATTACTACTCCACGGTGTACTACCAATCCGTGCAGGTTGGACGCTCCGACGTGTCCCGAGAGGTGGACGAATCGATCCATTTCATCGAGGACGTGATCGTGCATCCGCACTACAATCCTGGAAATAGTGTCGTGAACGACATTGCACTGATTAGGTTGAGCACTTCGCTAGTGTTTGGTGAAACGGTTCAACCGGTTACGCTGCCAACGGTGATATGGTCCGAGGTTAATGAGGAGGATCCTAAAGTTACACTTATTGGCTGGGGACTGCTGGAAACGGACGGTGATCTTCCGACAAGGCTGCAGCAGGTGGACTACTTTGCGGTGCCCAACGATCGGTGCAATGAGTTCCATGATGAGCATATCTATCCGAGCCAGATTTGTGCGGCGGTTCCCGAGGGGGGCAAGGGACAGTGCAGT GGTGACTCTGGTGGACCGCTGCTCAACAACGGAGTGCAGGTTGGAATTGTATCATGGAGCATCAAGCCATGTACGGTGGCACCTTACCCAGGGGTGTTGACTAAGGTGTCCTATTTCTTGGACTGGATAAACGAAAATATGTACTAA
- the LOC6038213 gene encoding chymotrypsin-1, protein MIPQLIGAVLLLQGATAAPGDYLKIVNGTDATIEDYPFMISLRSRTGGHSCGGSILNERWVLTAAHCVDYYSTVYYQSVQVGRSDVSRDVDESVHFIEDVIVHPHYNPDNSYVNDIALIRLKTSLVFGPTIQPVRLPTLKWSEVEESNRDVTLIGWGRLESDGALPTRLQQVDYFAVPNEQCNEFHRSHIYPSHICAAVPEGGKGQCSGDSGGPLLHNGVQVGIVSWSVKPCAVAPYPGVLTKVSYYLDWINENMY, encoded by the exons ATGATACCACAGCTAATCGGTGCCGTTTTGCTACTTCAGGGAGCTACTG CTGCCCCCGGGGACTACCTGAAGATCGTCAACGGGACGGATGCCACGATCGAGGACTACCCGTTCATGATCTCGTTGCGCAGTCGTACCGGCGGTCACTCATGCGGTGGAAGCATCCTCAACGAACGCTGGGTCCTCACAGCGGCCCATTGCGTCGACTACTACTCTACGGTGTACTACCAATCCGTGCAGGTTGGCCGCTCCGACGTGTCCCGCGATGTCGATGAATCGGTCCATTTCATCGAGGATGTAATCGTCCATCCCCATTACAACCCGGACAACAGTTACGTAAATGATATTGCCTTGATTCGGTTGAAGACCTCGCTGGTTTTCGGCCCAACGATTCAACCGGTTCGGCTACCCACTTTGAAGTGGTCCGAGGTTGAGGAATCAAACAGGGATGTGACCCTAATTGGATGGGGACGGCTAGAATCGGACGGAGCATTGCCAACCAGGCTGCAACAGGTTGACTACTTTGCGGTTCCGAATGAGCAGTGCAACGAGTTCCATCGGAGTCACATCTACCCGAGCCATATTTGTGCCGCAGTTCCCGAGGGTGGAAAGGGTCAGTGCAGT GGTGATTCTGGTGGTCCTCTGCTCCACAATGGGGTTCAGGTTGGAATCGTTTCCTGGAGTGTTAAACCGTGCGCTGTTGCACCGTACCCAGGGGTATTGACGAAGGTTTCCTACTATTTGGACTGGATCAACGAGAACATGTACTGA
- the LOC119770047 gene encoding uncharacterized protein LOC119770047, translated as MSPPRGMKVVAVITLVLILAALPAVPAKKAPSGHNLERSLDDELIASYECPGRSRDWTVRCLVPTTNYQLTVDLCGTKQKTDKKLIERCIRELYILSKSCPQPSMVEAAKEMLYHKGPPPPPPQPAGPTSRFRSAGRNRPSSPVDAISGLPVVGASTKKLKGGKKKRKDPFDL; from the exons ATGAGTCCGCCCCGAGGGATGAAGGTTGTGGCAGTCATCACACTTGTGTTGATTCTGGCAGCGCTTCCTGCAGTGCCAGCGAAAAAGGCACCGTCCGGCCATAATCTAGAGCGAAGTTTGGACGATGAGTTG ATTGCGTCATACGAGTGCCCGGGCAGGAGCCGTGACTGGACAGTTCGGTGCCTGGTGCCGACGACCAACTACCAGCTGACGGTGGACCTCTGCGGGACGAAACAG AAAACGGACAAAAAGCTCATCGAAAGGTGCATCCGCGAGCTGTACATCCTGAGCAAGTCATGCCCACAACCGTCGATGGTGGAAGCCGCCAAGGAAATGCTTTACCACAAAGGACCACCTCCTCCACCGCCCCAACCGGCAGGTCCCACTTCCCGGTTCCGATCGGCCGGCCGAAATCGACCCTCCTCACCGGTTGATGCCATCTCTGGACTTCCGGTGGTGGGAGCTTCCACCAAAAAGCTTAAAGGTGGAAAGAAGAAGAGGAAGGATCCGTTCGATTTGTAA